A single window of Plasmodium malariae genome assembly, chromosome: 8 DNA harbors:
- the PmUG01_08060900 gene encoding fam-l protein: MMEHKIISLLFKKISTFIILSWICHIYMNTHNKSLIESCKHRRNFHITNYHLMENYMQDKDSSIMYLKEKIPRGVDDKNNIYNNEKMNSGTNKQTNGNSTNNKRDHKKVKKNKSSTFETKKYSHFEKKIFKNLDYVDFLQNNKTISEKLYKKIILKKYLLRIVLPIMLFFLLFIAFIVEFFSGYGISNEIYILLYKYLEKSGVKNLASK; this comes from the exons atgatggaacataaaataatatccctgttatttaaaaaaatttctacttttatcattttaagTTGGAtatgtcatatatatatg AATACGCATAATAAATCTTTGATCGAAAGCTGCAAACATCGTagaaattttcatataacaaattatcatttaatgGAAAATTATATGCAGGATAAGGACTCAagtattatgtatttaaaagaaaagatacCAAGGGGAGTTGacgataaaaataatatatacaataatgaaaaaatgaactcaggaacaaacaaacaaacaaacggAAATTCAACAAACAATAAAAGAGATCATAAAAAGGTTAAGAAGAATAAATCTAGTACATTTGAaaccaaaaaatattctcattttgaaaagaaaatattcaaaaatctGGATTATGTAGATTTCctacaaaataataagacAATTAGTGAAAAgctttacaaaaaaataatacttaaaaaatacttgTTAAGGATCGTTCTTCCTATTATGTTGttctttttgttatttatagCATTCATAGTAGAATTTTTTTCAGGTTATGGAATTTCAAAtgagatatatattttattgtataaatatCTTGAAAAAAGTGGGGTGAAAAATTTAGCAAGCAAATGA
- the PmUG01_08060800 gene encoding fam-l protein: MEQKIKLLFYIKIYIFIFLIWIRHFPIDISNGNKSLYEKQNNRSKIYIIIYRSLGIYIQDKDSNIIQLKTDIPNKKEYRNTNITHNEMRIKCKNKQLYKNKLNSADGYKQDNRNKSCIFETNKYSHLEKKIFKELDYVDFLRNNRAISYKTYKQIICKKYELRIVLPLLLLMLLSVSLLLDLLCSCGLVRGFLKVLKILGVTGAMRISLGKWLLSIPPLKWLLISAKHVKFEKVTNAGKQVKEFSFVTRNFFFILIYFVLFFTLGITLISGVIYYHKKVKKYEKIKFKKR, translated from the exons atggaacaaaaaattaaattacttttttatattaaaatttatatctttatctttttaatcTGGATACGTCATTTTCCTATAGATAta AGTAATGGTAATAAATCCCTATACGAGAAGCAGAACAAcagaagtaaaatatatataataatttatagatCACtgggaatatatatacaggaTAAGGATTCAAATATAATACAGCTAAAGACAGATATaccaaataaaaaagaatatagaaatacaaatataactCATAATGAAATGAggattaaatgtaaaaacaaacagttatataaaaataaattaaatagtgCTGATGGATATAAACAAGATAATAGAAACAAATCTTGCATATTTGAAACAAACAAATATTCCcatcttgaaaaaaaaatattcaaagaacttgattatGTAGATTTTCTTAGAAACAACAGGGCAATTAGTTACAAGACTTACaaacaaattatatgtaaaaaatatgaattaagAATTGTCttacctttattattattgatgTTGTTATCCGTATCTCTCCTATTAGATTTATTATGCAGTTGTGGACTTGTAAGAGGGTTTTTGAAAGTTTTGAAAATTCTCGGTGTTACAGGTGCTATGAGAATAAGTTTAGGTAAATGGTTGTTGAGTATACCTCCTTTAAAATGGTTGTTAATATCTGCAAAACAtgtaaaatttgaaaaagttACAAATGCTGGAAAGCAGGTAAAAGAATTTAGCTTTGTTACAAggaacttttttttcattctcaTATATTTCGTACTTTTCTTTACTCTAGGTATAACACTTATATCAGGAGTTatttattaccataaaaaagttaaaaaatacgaaaaaattaagttcaaaaaaagataa
- the PmUG01_08061200 gene encoding STP1 protein encodes MDNCFSSKLDVRGSGFFTYFYDLKFQKIMQDIKNKTANVNKSNKEAFRNVCRDLSKYLINNKFPPPHYISLKDKWEGALKKWLQSYYETIKIHKECPVVLEENDMKILELKYDEEDFCEKRNTYLNEIRQLKPGTLKTCNEEYLKKCNEYKDWINERKEHFDKKVSPIKSCYRKELIMGKRGKKQESLCNILIEETFRTSSDCALIDQNPTCKNLQEKKKEDLQESQKTAEYPSKPEVQIEQFSYTLQEVITKDSHKSPTTEKTSQEIQPQLQDKLETEAPNPQDKSKESEAIQTTQDKISETQIHDTDDDAVLTGPNSPTISDSAMSPETQSPKSHALKAEPSIPFAPSASFAEPPKISGLFKKKKKIKRRPVKFLRILYPLVSWKKGEFLAHDHLENTLYDNEETIKRIKIKEHNMNYNVNATTPRKDTYKTIIEVHMEVLEKYRNEEWKHKKEEFIKIFLELFTEEEYPTYPDITNDELIEEDTKSINDIEKQKLLWNKFKKEHENISEKLKNTVWFNNLKNDWKKEQDNFKKKELKRKISDRNLTIPYLEKEKDMWRMWISKNSIIIKQYIEQNLFNYLTDELQNISDKYEYEETKDNFLLINIGELTNRKGYQQLYNYIKKQLLKKLCIFVLILVLEECKKEQEFENRETYLDSSISAYMEGKKSDGKPDSIENMSEFNVNVLENKEYLGYTVDDGFSIEIENWVG; translated from the exons ATGGATAATTGTTTTTCTTcg AAATTGGATGTTCGAGGTTCTGGATTTTTCACCTACTTTTATGATCTAAAATtccaaaaaattatgcaagatataaaaaataaaactgcTAACGTAAATAAGAGTAACAAAGAAGCATTTAGAAATGTATGTCGAGATTTGAGTAAATAtctaattaataataagttTCCCCCACCACATTATATTAGTCTTAAGGATAAATGGGAAGGGGCATTAAAAAAGTGGTTACAATCTTACTATGAAACgattaaaatacataaagaATGTCCTGTTGTTCTGGAAGAAAAtgatatgaaaattttagaattaaaatatgatgaagaagatttttgtgaaaaaagaaatacatatCTTAATGAAATAAGACAGTTAAAACCTGGAACCTTAAAGACGTGTAATGAggagtatttaaaaaaatgtaacgAATATAAGGATTGGATTAATGAGAGGAAGGAACATTTTGACAAAAAAGTAAGCCCCATTAAAAGTTGTTACAGAAAAGAACTAATAATGGGTAAAAGAGGGAAAAAACAAGAATCATTATGCAATATACTCATAGAAGAAACCTTTAGAACATCATCAGATTGCGCGCTCATCGATCAAAATCCAACTTGCAAAAActtacaagaaaaaaaaaaggaagattTACAAGAAAGTCAAAAAACAGCTGAATATCCATCTAAACCTGAAGTACAAATAGAACAATTCTCTTATACTTTACAAGAAGTGATAACTAAAGATTCACACAAATCTCCAACTACAGAGAAAACTTCCCAGGAAATTCAACCTCAACTTCAAGATAAATTGGAAACTGAAGCTCCAAATCCTCAAGATAAAAGTAAAGAATCTGAAGCTATACAAACTACTCAAGATAAAATATCAGAAACACAAATACATGATACTGATGATGACGCAGTATTAACAGGCCCTAATTCACCAACAATTTCAGATTCTGCTATGTCACCAGAAACTCAATCTCCTAAAAGTCATGCATTAAAAGCTGAACCCTCAATTCCTTTCGCACCTTCAGCTAGCTTTGCTGAACCCCCTAAAATTTCAG ggttgtttaaaaaaaaaaaaaagataaaaagaagacCTGTGAAATTTCTAAGAATATTATATCCTTTAGTTTCTTGGAAAAAAGGTGAATTCTTAGCACATGATCATTTAGAAAACACATTATATGATAACGAAGAAactataaaaagaataaaaataaaagagcaTAACATGaattataatgtaaatgCAACGACTCCAAGAAAGGATACATACAAAACTATTATAGAAGTACATATGGAAGTACTAGAAAAATACAGAAATGAAGAATGGAAAcacaaaaaagaagaatttataaaaatatttctagaATTGTTCACAGAAGAGGAATACCCAACATATCCTGATATAACTAATGACGAATTAATAGAGGAAGATACTAAAAGTATTAATGAcattgaaaaacaaaaacttCTATGGAATAAATTCAAGAAAGAACATGAAAATATCtctgaaaaattgaaaaacaCAGTCtggtttaataatttaaaaaatgattggaaaaaagaacaagataactttaaaaaaaaagaattaaaaaggaagatTTCAGATAGAAATCTAACTATTCcatatttagaaaaagaaaaagatatgtGGAGAATGTGGATAtcaaaaaatagtataattattaagCAATATATTGAACAAAACTTGTTTAATTATTTGACAGATGAACTCCAGAATATATCagataaatatgaatatgaaGAAACTAAGGataattttctattaataaatataggaGAATTAACCAACAGAAAAGGTTATCAACaattatataactatattaaaaaacaattacTAAAAAAACTTTGCATCTTCGTGCTTATATTAGTATTAGAAGAATGCAAAAAAGAGCAGGAATTTGAAAATAGAGAAACCTATTTGGACAGTTCTATAAGTGCATACATGGAAGGTAAAAAATCAGATGGTAAACCAGATTCTATAGAAAACATGAGTGAGTTTAACGTAAATGTTTtggaaaataaagaatatcTGGGTTATACGGTAGATGACGGATTTAGCATAGAGATAGAAAATTGGGTTggataa